From a single Pirellulales bacterium genomic region:
- the rplF gene encoding 50S ribosomal protein L6, translating into MSRIGKIPVPVPAGVKIGVSGESVAVEGPLGKLEGKFRPETKVQFDEAGRRMLVTREDDSRQAKAYHGLTRALLRNMIVGVTQGYEKKLEVVGVGYLAAVQKDVLQLRVGFANEVHLKIPAGLKVTCPDQTHIVVKGIDKQAVGQFAAEVRSSRKPEPYKGKGVRYDGEQVRRKAGKTVTK; encoded by the coding sequence ATGTCTCGGATCGGTAAAATACCTGTGCCCGTACCGGCCGGCGTGAAAATCGGCGTCTCGGGAGAGAGCGTGGCGGTCGAAGGGCCGTTGGGCAAGCTCGAAGGGAAGTTTCGCCCGGAAACGAAGGTGCAATTCGACGAGGCGGGCCGACGCATGTTGGTGACTCGCGAGGACGACAGCCGCCAAGCCAAGGCCTACCACGGGTTGACCCGCGCCCTGTTGCGCAACATGATCGTCGGAGTCACGCAAGGTTACGAAAAGAAATTGGAGGTCGTAGGGGTCGGTTATCTGGCGGCCGTCCAGAAAGATGTGCTTCAATTGCGGGTCGGGTTCGCTAATGAGGTCCACCTGAAGATTCCGGCCGGACTCAAGGTCACTTGCCCCGATCAGACGCACATTGTCGTCAAGGGGATCGACAAGCAGGCGGTCGGTCAGTTTGCCGCCGAGGTCCGATCCTCGCGGAAGCCGGAGCCGTACAAGGGCAAGGGAGTCCGGTACGACGGCG